The genomic interval GGACTGTTGATCTTCTTCCTGTTGGTGGTTCCTGTTCTGGTTCTTCTCATCCTGGTGCTGCTCTTCATCTTCAGAAGAGACTCCCTGGACCCGTGCCTAAAAGGACGAAGCCTCAAGTACACATCACCTCACATTAAAAATATACTTATAGATACGTCATGGCTGCAGTGCTTTATCTTAGATGAAAGGAGTATTGCTTCTCATAAGTTTTCTGCTTTCACAGGTCACGTAATGTCccaaatgtaaatgcaaatggGCCTTCAAACGGCACTGTTCAGACAAGTGCCACAACCCAGCCTCCATCACAGGCTCCTTCTGATGGGGTAAATATTCTAAGTACTCTTTTTCTGCTGCATATAAGGAAGTGTAATGTTGATTTTGAGGTAAATCAAtcaaaaaaggttaaaaaaaatgttttaacattgcagattttaagttgtttttttgcttctaATTCCAGCCTGGGTATCCACCAGCTACTGCAGTTCCAGTTTCTGGGtatgaactttatttatttcactcaatcCATACTGCCCTCCCACACAGATGTAAATTTAAGTTTTCAATGCACAAGCAAACCTATATAACCGAATTTACACACATCCTGTCAGTTTAAGGTATGGAGAACTGAATTATTGGAATGACGGGCAAAGCGCTGCCACTGCACAACCACCAGCTCCAAGGCAGGGCCCTGGAGTACCAAGACCAATCCCTACCAGGCAGCCACCTAGTTGATTCTCAAGTGTATTGTGAATATATGTATGGAGTTTAATACAGCTCAACACTTTATAAAGAAACACGTTTAAAACACTGTGATAACAAAATACTTACTGTAACTTGTTGCCAGCACCTTTTTTTAAGGTTAAGTGTAGAAATGTGGTGGTGGATGAGGCTTATAGACAAGTAAATATTTATTGgaatatctgtgttttattcaatTTCTGTTTATCACTCATTGGAAAATCATgcacacaaaatatttttttaaatacccctaaacattttgtatttcatgttaCTATGTACtcaattattttaaagattttgatttcatgaatgtaaagataataatacaatatatcaGGCAATGGGCTAAATTTGTGTATCtttttgtgagagtgtgtgtttcttggAATTGTAGTAAAGCTGTACTGTCAGTGTAGTTTGTTGAACTCCTGTAATATAATTATACATGAGAGGCACAAACTGGGCTTATGGAGGTGTCAGAAATGTTACcctatgttaaaaaaaaagttttaagaaaataaaagctcagaaacaatatattttgtgtaaaagAACTAGTGGCTCCCAAATGATTTCCTTAGAAGTATTGAGAGGTTCCATACCCACGGTTgagagagataagataaaataaaagatattcctttattagtcctgcagcggggaaatttacaggattatttacaggattacagcagcatagaggatagtgcaaacaagagacatagttataaataagcaaatgagcaataaaaaaaaccccagtaaaaaacagtaaagaatccacagtaactattatatatactatatgtaaatattatataaacagacagaaactattataactataactatactaggagcagagctggttgtgcaaccatGGTCTTAATATGCTTAtcatatcctacacttttgaaaaaataatgtcGGTTTATCTATCAAGCTTTTGCCCCCTTCCTGTGTACTATCTAtgctttctcctttttttttttttgttattttgaaaggCGTGTGGTCGGAAGTCACATGATATTTTTCCGTTCTGACGTGGTATGATGCGGAAGTTCATTTCAACTGCAGCCATCAATAAAACTACAATTTGTAAACACTATATGAGTTTTGAAGCGGCTCTCTGGTAGCACATGGCTGCAGAGGAAGCCGGAGGTGTGGACCGGGCTCCGGCCTGTCTGTGCGTCCTCTGCGGGCTCCCTGCCGCTGGGAAGTCCACGCTGGCCCGCAGAGTCCTCCGCACCGCTGCACAGCGCGGATGGAGAGCTGGTGTTGTGCCTTATGATGACCTGATCACCGAGCATGCTTTTCAGATCAGAGTGGAGGAGACTGACTGTGTGAAACGGCAAGAAATAGTAAAGAAAAACTGAGCTAAATTGGTCCCAATTTAGTAGCAATCCCAAACAGACACTGTATCCAAAACTAGTAAGAATAGCACAGTTTAGATTAATTTAAGTGGGTTTTTCCTATCAGTAGCCTAATATTTCATTGTAAACTCAAATATGGTGTTATTAACATTGCAGCTGAACTAAGGAGGGTAAAATAAGTGTATTGTGagaataatatacagtaccagtcaaaagtgtggacacaccttctcattcatctactttgaagaatttaaaatataaaacatattctggtttgttgagcatttgtttgtttactacataattccatatgtgttccttcatagtttggatgttttcaatattaatctacaatgtagaaaaaaataaaaataataagaaaaaccattgaatgagaaggtgtgtccaaacttttgactggtactgtatttgcAGGCATTGCAGCAAAGTGTAAAGTTGTGTTTCAATATCATAGGAGATGATACAGGAGAGGACTGGTTGCAGCTTCTCACATGTGACTTTTTGCTGGTTTTCTTAGTAGTATTCAAcagaatatatttgggttttggactgttggtcagacaaattAAGCCCTAATATGTACAAATGTATTCAATATAAGGTACCAGAGTCATTGTCCTCATTTGGGTTTTGGTGATGCGTCCACAAGTGTCAATTTAAGTTTTCcagaatgcattaaaaaaaggtagAATGGTTCATttcgttttctttttctagCACACTGAATGGAAGTTACACAGACAAGCAGTTTTGCAGTGCATTGAGCAGTTCTTGGAGAAACCTCAAGTTTTGGCTGAGCTGCCGGTCAGCTGTCCGATCAACAGGGCTGCATGGGAACAATGTATTCGAGCTCTACTGCAGCCTGAACCTTTGGACGGCTCACAGGCTGACCAGGCGCCACTTCTCTTCCTACTGGATGACAACTTCTACTATCCAAGCATGAGATATGAAGTGTACCAACTTGCAAGGAAGTGTAAGTGCTTTCTCTTTACAGGCCACTTACTTGAATGTTCATAACAGACCATAATGgtagttttgcatgttttagctcattaagtatacatttattttatatatctgCTTACATTGTTTAAAGTATTCTATAAGCTTTTATATTGATTTCATAGCTTAAACCTATTAAAACCCTTATGTCATGGAAGATCGAAGCCTTCTGCAAGGACCCCAATGCACCAAGGGATATTTTCAAAACCATTGTTATGCAACACAAGGACATCATTTTGATCAATTTAAAGGCAACTAAATGTCTACTATAATGAATTTCTGATTCCCAGCAAGTTTTTTAGTATACTGATAACTGATACTGGCTGCCTTGACAATAAGAAATCAGTGTTAAAACTATTGGATAATACAAGCAAAACTACTCGAATGCCATTTAAATGTACCTTTGGTTGAAttaatttgtctgtttgtctttttagatTCACTGGGTTTCTGCCAGGTGTATCTGCAGTGTGATTTGGAGTCCTGCATCAGCAGAAACCAGACCAGGTCTGAACCCATTCCCACTGAGGTGATGTTGGAGATGGTGAAGCGTTTGGAGTCTCCAAATCCACAGAAGAACTCATGGGAGACAAACAGCGTTTCACTCAATACCACAGACGACTTTTCCGATTGTGACGTGTAAGACAGCAGAATAAGCAGTTATTAACACTTATAACTGAAGTTCTCGTgcataaattaaatattcatgtgtTGCCgctgtctttttctcttcccgTCTGGCTTGTCCTCAGCCAGAGGGTGATGGAGTTGATCTCTTCTGCCCTTAGCAACCCAATAAGCCAGGCTGAAGACAACACTGAACAAAAGGTGTGCTAATGTAGCTCCCCTTAATTCTGTTAATAGTAGGACTTCAGATACGCAACTGCAGGATTTATTTGTGctgttgtctctctgcaggaggcGGACCGCCTGAAATGTGCAACTAGTGTGGTTCACCAGACCGACCAGGCCTGTAGACGCCACATATCTGAAGCCATGAAGACAGCCAGAGGTCAGTTGTGAGCTTCATTAATTCtacacatttgacattttatgcaGTTTGTAATTTAAAGACCAGCactctaatgttttttttcaccttaaCTTTAGAAAATCAAGTACTTCCAGAGCACATGAGGTCTTTGGCCGCTCAGCTGAACGAATCCAAAGCAACTTTTCTTCAAAACCTGAGGAGACAGTTGTTACCAGAAGCATCTTTCGCTCAAGAAGAGGATATTGATGTAGAACGTGTGGTGAAAAGAGCAGTGGACATTTTTGATCATGAGAAAGAGGAAATCCTGTTGAGAgtcataaatgaaaataaatgacttgatTATTTATGAATGCATGACACgttgtatttattaaatgtaaataaaatgtacttttgctGGTCACTGTGGCAAAGAAGGAAAGTGTATGTATACTATTATTTTACCTTGTAATTAAAAAccttaaagaaatatttttttaaaaagccaaactTTTAAACTCTAATTTCAAACTCAAGATACAGTCGTGATCTTCTACAAGGTCTCTGCTAATATGGTGTCAGTACACAAATGATATACTTAATAGATAAGAGCTAACTGATCTCAAATCACTTTCTGTCCATCATTTGATAATCACATACAAACAGGCTAACCAATTGAATGAACGTGATGTTACATTACATCTTATAGTCACAGAGATCTTTACAGTGTTTCATGGAGTgaggtataaataaatatcagaacAGCACATAGGATTATAATTAGTCTGGCTGGACACAAACTGttaaacagaaaatgagccaaTTAAGCGGCCAGTCTATGAACATCCCACTTCATTTTCTCACAGCGAAATGTATTGATGAAAACTTTGGTGTATAATCAGACTAACAGGTCATATACAGATGATGGACAAAATCATAGTTAAAGAGCCCCATGATGAATACTGAGCTGGTGAGGCTCATCATTTTTGGTGTTCAATACTGTTGGTGTTTTATTGAAATGTCTCATGGATCCAATAATGTCTCAGTGTCAAACACAAGAAGCTGCATTGGCGCAGAAGGAAGGATTCAAGATGGTTCTGTTGTTTTGGCCACCGTTTGTATGTATCAATCCAAAGCCAATATGAAAAGCTCAAAGCCATATAGAATTAAAGTAAgtcatttatataattaataggGAATAGTAAACTGTACAGAGCAAAAATACTAATACTCTTTCCTACGCAAATCAGTCTCCCCATGTTTAGATGCTGTAAAAGCAATATGCTGAAAACGCAGGGAGCAAAGACACCGTATGCATCTATGTTGCTTGGAATCACTTGTTATGTTGTCCACGGGCAAAATGGCATGAAAAGTTGTATTTGTCTATGCACATGTGACCGCAGATGTTGCACTGGAATGGATGTTCGTAGCCATGACAGCCCATGTGAATGGTGTAGAGGATATTATCCACAAAGTGAATATCACAGTGCTGGCATGTATTCAGGAGCAGTTGGTCCGCTGTGGTCGGGGCAGGGACGGGTGTGCTCGGCTGGCTGTTGCCGACAATCGCGGTAACAGTGTTCAAGCTGTTTTCAAAGCCGAGGTCGGGAGCAGGACTACAACTCCCATGGCCTGAGGTGGGAGATTCATTTTTACGTGGTGAAGTCTGCATTCCATTTGAACAAATGGCTACATGTTCGCTGGAGACCTGTCGTATGAGAATGGGCTTCACGTCTTTTAAGGACTCCCTGTCTGGGGATGCAGGGGTCTGAGACTCAGGATGGAGGTTGGCTAACTGACCAGCAAGTGTAGACAGCTGGTCCAGTGGgttattaaaagtaaaaccaTTTGCATCTCTATTGTGACTGTCATTCTCATCTACCTTGGTGGGGTTATTATGATCACTGCTATACATATGGTTGTGGATCTTGATAGACAGGTCATTTAGATAATCCGACTTTGGCATCCCCACGGAGGCAGGGTTGTAGTTGATGAGCAGTCGCCTGCTGAAGCCCAACGAGCTGGTCCTCTTCTGCAGGGAGCTCAACACTCTTTTGTTGGAGAAGGGAGAGCGGACGGCCCTGGTGGGCAGGAGCTTGTGGCGGCGGCGACGGTGGTGCGACAGGTTGCTGCGGTCACTACAGCGGAAGGCGCAGAGGTCACATTTGTacggtttctctcctgtgtgcgAGCGCATGTGGGCTTCCAAGTGACGCTCGTACGCCGAGGCAAACGGGCACAGCTGGCAGCGATGGGGCTTCTCTCCTGGGTGACAATCGGGCAGGAAATAAATGCAGTTGTGATATTCATATTACCAAGCATACTTCACTGTGAAAGAGTAAACAGCTATGAGGCAGTAAGTATAATGTAGTATGTGTGCAGCACAAGATATTACACAAAATGGACATAAGGATATAGGCAAAAAAGACATAGCAAGTACAAGATATTCTTCCAATACATCATCCtgaatatgtgaaaaaaaacggACATGTAgttgatatacagtaccagtcaaaagtttggacacaccttctcattcaatggtttttcttttatttttatttttaatttttttctacattgtagattaatattgaagacatccaaactatgaaggaacacatatggaattatgtggtaaacaaacaaattattattattatattattatattcctttattgatccccatgggggaaattcgggtgttgcagcagctcaactacatagaaacagataataaatacaacatattatacaataagaataaaaaatttaaaaaaaaatgtacagtatatccacatgggggggggctggtcagcgtgatgacagactgtggtctccgctgttgttgtacaaatgctcaacaaaccagaatatgttttgctgCAATGCCTGCAAATACagtacattgtagattaatattgaagacatccaaactatgaaggaacacatatggaattatgtggtaaacaaacaaatgctcaacaaaccagaatatgttttatatttttagattcttcaaagtagttgaatgagaaggtgtgtccaaacttttgactggtactgtatggtACACTCATAACAGTAATTGATTAGTCCATTTGACTGAGAATCACCTTGATTCTACTTAATGACCCCCCCTCCCACACCCTGAGAGCTGCTGGtgtgtaaatgtttgaattacctggatgcatgtgtttgggaatgTTTTACCCATTGCATGAATGCAGAGGCAACACTGACCTGTGTGGATGCGGATGTGCTCTATTAAACGAGCCATGCCCTTGTTGGCATAGCTGCAGTAGCTGCACTTGTACTTTCCATCGCAGGTCCTCTCCAAGCCGTCCAGCTGCACATCTGGACCATCCTCCACCGGTAGGCTCACCTCCACAGACGGAGGGTCCAGACCATTCTGCTCACTCCTGGGGGCCACTAAAAACCAAATGCACATCAAAAGGACTATACAATGCAAAGATGCATTGCTGTAAATGCACTGTACTCAATTCTCACCGGCTTGAAAGGGCTCCCCTGGCTCTTTATCCCCGCAAACAGAGCCTGAGATCATGTTGACATGGTGGGTCTGCTGGGTCAGGTATTCTTGGAATTCCTTCACAAAATCCACAGGCTCGGTTTTTATCTCCTCCATGCTCCTTTTGGAAAGTCAGCTGACGTGACGTAACGTTAGATGGCTGCGAAATATGTTGGACAGCAATGTGACTGTGACCAGGTGAACACTTCCGGGGTTGTGTTGATAAGTCTGTGTTCCGTACCTCTTTAAACGTAACTGTTGCGTTCAGGGACCGTCGTAGAAAAAACGTGATCACAGATTTGGCACCTTGAACCTCAAGAAcgcttctttttcttcttcttcttcttcttcttcttcttcttcttcttcttcttcttcttcttattattattattattattattattattattattattattattattattattattattattattattattattattattattattattattatattcctttattgatccccatgggggaaattcagcagctcaactacacagttacagcagctcaactacacagacacagacaataaatacacatactatacaactacacagacaataaatactatacaactacacagacaataaatacaatactatacaactagacagaaataaatacacatacacatacacagacaataaatacaactatacaactagacaataaatacacatactatacaactacacagacaataaatacacatactatacaactacacagacacaaacaataaatacacatactatacaactacacagacacagacaataaatacacatactactatacaactacacagacacagacaataaatacacatactgttGAGGTAAAGATTCATTTCAGCTCATATCAGCTCACATGACTTTgccttaaaaactacaagtcccacaatgcaccaccggcaggccagtgcaggctgctcattacccttttaaattggaacacctgtgaatggaaggtctctcagcaaacatatcagcagagagagcaacaaacaaaggattcaactcgtggtacaaccaaaggagccactggtacggtaacaagactttttattgtgatgattatttagtaatcatttatacagacagcatgcatatcagtttgctgcatgcatatgagtttggctttttggttgagtgtattttgttgattgttcaacttaggttaatgtttgagctttccttaaaaacaccaatgctgcatactgtttgcatttcaacagtctatattatattatatattagtcaTTAGTTGGGATTGTTTCAGAAATTCCACCTGTTGTAAGCCTTGGTACTTGGTACTgagaattgtttaaaatttatttgcatgtttggataacttatgctttttgtgttttgaaggttttcaacctgatagaccaaccactcatcaacaagaaacaaataaggaaaaataaaataaaaattgagctgTGTTGGAAAGAGTTGTCCCGTGCGTCCTTTGGGGTTCATGTACCAGGCCATTTCAAGTTgggcaagagttgaaaaacacCTAGGAACttgacacatactatacaactacacagacaataaatacacatactatacaactacacagacaataaatacacatactatacaactacacagacaataaatacacatactatacaactacacagacacagacaataaatacacacactatacaacaaaataaagatagaacaggaatcaaaatgtacagtatatccacattaAGATTAACACTAATCTTCAATTAGTGTTAGTTTTTATATGTTAACCGGGTTgccaaaaaaaagcacaaatccGTCCCAAGCATGCAATTACCAAGAGTAGACATTGgtgatataaaaatgtaataaaaagagtcacaagtttttcattttattcaaaccCTACTGATAGAGCATCCATAGGAGGGCATTACTACTGCCAGCTTGAGCTTTTTACATTGAGCTTGTGTTCTCAATAGTTGTATCTTTTGCGCATTCAATTCGAGTGTCTATTTGCACAGTGGGTACATGAAGGCATCATCGAATCCACGCTAGTCACGCACGCCGTGACGTAGGCACGCAGGCGCTGGAAGCTAGTTACTCAGCAAACATTTCCTGCCATTATCAAAGCTTGCTTTCTCGCACTGATTATGGCTGCTCCGTTGGCCAGGTCTCTCTCAAAGGTCAGACTGAATGAATACCATTGACACATTTATTACCATTTGCATTTAATTGATTTCTCCCTCTGTCGTAAGCTGTTATCCTTGAACGTaacgtaataataataataataatgctcaaggacaccaaccttgtggttacggaaCAAGCACCCCAACCACGCCAGCTGACTCTTGTTGACATTACTAGCTGGCTTGAGGGCACAAATTAACTTGTTGTATTGCATTGTTGTAACTTAACATTAATGTGTGTgcaatcttattattattatattcctttattgatccccatgggggaaattcaagtgttggagcagctcaactacacagacacagacaataaatacacatactatacaactacacagacaataaatacacatactatacaactacacagacaataaatacacatactatacaactacacagacaataaatacacatactatacaactacacagacaataaatacacatactatacaactacacagacaataaatacacatactatacaactacacagacaataaatacacatattatatatgtatatgtataataataataataataatgctcaaggacaccaaccttgtggttacggaaCAAGCACCCCAACCACGCCAGCTGGCTCTTGTTGACATTACTAGCTGGCTTGAGGGCACAAATTAACTTGTTGTATTGCATTGTTGTAACTTAACATTAATGTGTGTGCaatcttatttaaaaagtgtgcATTAAGCccaatttataataataaaatagacaTTTCCACTGTTGCCTCTCCTGGTTGTAGTCCTGCAGACAGATCTCTGGATCATGGGGGGGTGCATGCCAGGCTGGATGGAGGAGCTGGTCCACCAATGCTGCCCCAGATGTTCACTCAGACCAAGCAGGCGGTATGGTCTCCTATCCTCCACTTCAAACATattcagaggaggagagcatgATGAGGGATGCAGGTGAGTTGAACATAGTGTAGTATCATTGGTTGAGCAGACAGCCATTGATTACCCACACTAAACCTATGTCTTGTTCTTTACAGTTAAGAAATATGCACAAGAGCGCATTGCTCCTTTTGTGTCAAAGATGGATGAAAACTCTGCCATGGACAAGGAAGTGATCAAATCTCTCTTTGAACAGGGTGtatgtgatttatttcattgtcaATTAACAAATTAAGTCagtgtctgtcttttttctaTCCAGtaactctgttttttgtttttttgttacagcTCATGGGCATTGAGATTGACCCAGAGTACAACGGCACTGGCTCCTCATTCTTCTCCTCCATTCTGGTCATTGAGGAGCTGGCGAAGGTGGACCCCTCTATGGCTGTGCTCTGTGACATCCAGAATACACTGATCAACACACTGTTTGCCAAACTGGGTACAACAGCTCAGAAAGAGCAGTACCTCAGCCGACTGTCAACTGACATGGTGAGCAATTTAACATACTATCACTCAGTGTATAGCATAAAACACTATATTGTCGGTGTGGCATAGATATGAAACGGTAACCTAAAGACAGCCATGACAGAAAGATTTGTTGGAAGAACAACCACATaatgaaacctggctgtgtcatgaagagtacgttagccttaatgaatcaactcctccaagttatattgaTACTcgtattcctcgaggcacaggccgaggaggtggagtagcagctatctttgactcaagcctattaataaaccctaaacctaaattaaattacaactcatttgaaagccttgttcttagtctttcaaacccgagcgggaaagcattaaagtcaattttatttgttat from Anoplopoma fimbria isolate UVic2021 breed Golden Eagle Sablefish chromosome 5, Afim_UVic_2022, whole genome shotgun sequence carries:
- the LOC129091275 gene encoding L-seryl-tRNA(Sec) kinase; amino-acid sequence: MAAEEAGGVDRAPACLCVLCGLPAAGKSTLARRVLRTAAQRGWRAGVVPYDDLITEHAFQIRVEETDCVKRQEIHTEWKLHRQAVLQCIEQFLEKPQVLAELPVSCPINRAAWEQCIRALLQPEPLDGSQADQAPLLFLLDDNFYYPSMRYEVYQLARKYSLGFCQVYLQCDLESCISRNQTRSEPIPTEVMLEMVKRLESPNPQKNSWETNSVSLNTTDDFSDCDVQRVMELISSALSNPISQAEDNTEQKEADRLKCATSVVHQTDQACRRHISEAMKTARENQVLPEHMRSLAAQLNESKATFLQNLRRQLLPEASFAQEEDIDVERVVKRAVDIFDHEKEEILLRVINENK
- the LOC129091274 gene encoding zinc finger protein Pegasus-like produces the protein MEEIKTEPVDFVKEFQEYLTQQTHHVNMISGSVCGDKEPGEPFQAVAPRSEQNGLDPPSVEVSLPVEDGPDVQLDGLERTCDGKYKCSYCSYANKGMARLIEHIRIHTGEKPHRCQLCPFASAYERHLEAHMRSHTGEKPYKCDLCAFRCSDRSNLSHHRRRRHKLLPTRAVRSPFSNKRVLSSLQKRTSSLGFSRRLLINYNPASVGMPKSDYLNDLSIKIHNHMYSSDHNNPTKVDENDSHNRDANGFTFNNPLDQLSTLAGQLANLHPESQTPASPDRESLKDVKPILIRQVSSEHVAICSNGMQTSPRKNESPTSGHGSCSPAPDLGFENSLNTVTAIVGNSQPSTPVPAPTTADQLLLNTCQHCDIHFVDNILYTIHMGCHGYEHPFQCNICGHMCIDKYNFSCHFARGQHNK